A stretch of the Rufibacter tibetensis genome encodes the following:
- a CDS encoding CaiB/BaiF CoA transferase family protein yields the protein MTKPLENILVVDFSQFLSGPSASLKLADLGARVIKVEKPETGDICRQLYISNLIMNGDSSVFHAINRNKESFMADLKRESDRAEVWKLVKRADVVIHNFRPGVMEKLGFDFESVRKLNPGVVYGEISGYGEEGPWRGKPGQDLLIQSLSGLTWLSGNGTKGPVPMGIAVVDIITGAHLAQGILACLVRKGVSGEGGLVQASMLESIVDFQFETITTFHRDGGQPTQRALRNNAHAYLGAPYGIYQTKNGYIALSMGAIPQLGDLLGCTELSQYPEAASWFDKRDDIKESLANHLLTGTTEHWLSLLEPADIWCADVLTWDKLMAHDGFKVLEMVQEVTMGDGYRYLTTRCPIKMDGVLFNSEKGAPKLGEHNAAIREEFFVESLVKG from the coding sequence ATGACAAAGCCCTTGGAAAATATATTGGTGGTAGACTTCAGTCAGTTCCTGTCCGGACCTTCGGCCAGCTTAAAGCTGGCCGACCTGGGGGCACGCGTGATAAAGGTGGAAAAGCCCGAAACAGGGGATATTTGCCGGCAGCTGTATATATCAAACTTGATCATGAACGGAGACTCTTCCGTCTTCCACGCCATCAATAGAAACAAAGAAAGCTTCATGGCCGACCTGAAAAGGGAATCGGACAGAGCCGAGGTATGGAAACTGGTGAAGCGTGCCGATGTCGTGATTCATAACTTTAGGCCAGGTGTGATGGAAAAACTAGGTTTTGACTTCGAATCGGTGAGGAAACTGAATCCCGGCGTGGTTTATGGCGAGATATCCGGCTATGGGGAGGAAGGGCCTTGGAGGGGCAAACCGGGGCAGGACTTACTCATCCAGTCGCTATCCGGGCTGACCTGGCTAAGCGGAAACGGCACCAAAGGACCCGTTCCCATGGGCATTGCCGTGGTGGATATCATCACCGGGGCACATCTGGCACAAGGGATCCTGGCATGCCTGGTGCGCAAAGGCGTATCCGGGGAAGGCGGCCTGGTACAAGCGAGCATGCTTGAGTCCATTGTCGATTTTCAGTTTGAGACAATCACCACTTTCCACCGTGACGGAGGGCAGCCAACACAAAGGGCATTGAGGAACAACGCACATGCGTATCTGGGTGCCCCCTATGGGATCTACCAAACCAAGAACGGATACATAGCCCTTTCCATGGGAGCGATTCCGCAGCTGGGTGATTTATTGGGCTGTACTGAACTGTCGCAATACCCGGAAGCGGCTTCCTGGTTTGACAAACGCGACGACATAAAGGAATCCCTGGCAAACCACCTGTTGACGGGCACAACCGAGCACTGGCTTTCCCTCCTGGAACCTGCCGATATCTGGTGTGCCGACGTGCTTACCTGGGACAAGCTCATGGCGCACGACGGATTCAAGGTGTTGGAGATGGTGCAGGAAGTCACCATGGGGGATGGCTATCGCTACCTGACGACCCGTTGTCCAATAAAGATGGATGGGGTGCTCTTTAATTCAGAAAAAGGGGCTCCCAAGCTTGGCGAGCATAATGCGGCGATAAGGGAGGAGTTTTTTGTGGAATCACTAGTGAAAGGATAA
- a CDS encoding CaiB/BaiF CoA transferase family protein: MKPLENLVVLEFCQYMAGPSAGLRLADLGARVIKIERPGKGEAGRKIAIKNLFSGEDSIVFHTINRNKESYAADLKSPEDLARLKKLIAKADVLTHNFRPGVMERIGLDYESVKKINPKVIYGVVTGYGSKGPWAAKPGQDLLVQSISGLSWLSGDRDDGPTPFGLAIADIMCGSHFTQGILAALIRRGKTKQGALVEVSLLESILDFQFEVITTYLNDGGQAPTRAVKGNAQAYLRAPYGVYETQDSHLALAMEDLNNLGEKLGCYELLEYRDRDAWFTQRDEIMNILSAFLKGKTTAGWLSILEAADVWCAEVLDYKGFLNHAGYKVLQMEQETVTSYGDTIKTTRCPIRVDRARLFSAKSAPLVGEHTAQLNKEFNL; encoded by the coding sequence ATGAAGCCTTTAGAGAATTTAGTGGTGTTGGAGTTCTGTCAGTATATGGCGGGCCCTTCAGCAGGCCTGCGCCTGGCTGATTTGGGCGCAAGGGTCATCAAGATAGAGCGGCCCGGTAAAGGGGAGGCCGGCAGGAAAATAGCGATCAAAAACCTTTTTTCCGGGGAGGACAGCATTGTGTTCCATACCATCAACAGAAACAAAGAATCATATGCTGCGGACCTCAAGTCGCCGGAGGACCTGGCCAGGTTAAAAAAGCTGATTGCCAAGGCAGATGTGCTCACGCATAACTTCCGGCCTGGGGTGATGGAGAGGATAGGCCTGGACTACGAGTCCGTTAAAAAAATCAATCCCAAGGTTATCTACGGGGTAGTAACAGGTTACGGCAGTAAAGGACCATGGGCGGCTAAACCTGGCCAGGATCTACTGGTGCAGTCCATCTCCGGCCTTTCCTGGTTGTCAGGGGATAGGGATGATGGGCCCACCCCGTTCGGGCTTGCCATAGCTGATATCATGTGCGGTTCCCATTTTACCCAGGGCATCCTTGCCGCACTTATACGCAGGGGCAAAACGAAGCAGGGTGCCCTCGTGGAAGTGAGCTTGTTGGAATCTATCCTGGATTTTCAGTTTGAGGTGATCACCACTTACCTGAATGACGGGGGGCAGGCTCCCACCAGGGCCGTGAAGGGGAATGCCCAAGCCTATTTACGTGCGCCATACGGCGTATACGAAACCCAGGACAGTCACCTTGCGCTGGCGATGGAGGATCTCAATAACCTAGGGGAGAAGTTGGGGTGCTACGAATTGCTGGAGTACAGGGACCGGGATGCCTGGTTTACCCAAAGGGATGAGATCATGAACATTCTCTCCGCTTTCCTGAAGGGAAAAACCACCGCCGGCTGGCTTTCTATTCTAGAGGCTGCTGATGTCTGGTGCGCCGAAGTACTGGACTACAAGGGCTTTTTGAACCATGCCGGATATAAGGTGCTGCAAATGGAGCAGGAAACAGTTACTTCGTACGGAGATACAATAAAAACTACGCGGTGCCCTATCCGTGTAGACCGGGCCCGTTTGTTTTCAGCAAAATCAGCACCTCTGGTAGGGGAGCATACCGCTCAACTAAACAAAGAATTCAATTTATAA
- a CDS encoding ABC transporter substrate-binding protein, which translates to MIRLTGITWDHSRGLTPMVATAQRHKELNPEVEISWVKRSLQDFADKPLSRLAEDFDLIVIDHPWVGFVAAHQVLVPLDRHLPASYLEDQASHSVGASHQSYTYGGHQWALAIDAATPVASSRPDLLHRLQLPLPQSFEEVLELAAGGGVIFPAIPIDTLMNFYMFCIALGEEPFKSGKEVVGMEVGIQALQMMRELAERVDPDCFHMNPIRVYEAMTTTDRYAYCPFAYGYTNYARRGYAEKTLQFHDLVSMGETGNLRSTLGGTGIAVSARCQQVEAAVKYAAFVASPQCQRTLFFDNGGQPGHRSAWKDQLNNSLTANFFSNTLPALDRAFLRPRYDGYMHFQDNGGIPIRNYMMEGGPEEKVLQDLNALYTSVKPYLTELIP; encoded by the coding sequence GTGATAAGACTAACTGGAATAACTTGGGATCACAGCAGGGGACTTACGCCAATGGTGGCTACCGCACAGCGCCATAAAGAGTTAAATCCGGAAGTGGAAATTAGCTGGGTGAAAAGATCACTCCAGGATTTTGCGGATAAGCCCTTGAGCAGGTTGGCAGAGGACTTTGATCTTATTGTCATAGACCATCCCTGGGTAGGCTTTGTGGCGGCCCATCAGGTGCTTGTGCCGCTGGACAGGCATCTGCCCGCATCCTACCTGGAAGATCAGGCATCTCACAGTGTGGGTGCCTCCCACCAGAGTTATACCTATGGAGGACACCAGTGGGCCTTGGCCATAGATGCGGCGACTCCGGTAGCATCCAGCCGTCCTGATCTCCTGCATAGGCTACAGCTGCCACTACCACAATCATTTGAGGAGGTGCTGGAACTTGCCGCAGGAGGGGGGGTGATCTTTCCGGCTATTCCCATCGACACCTTGATGAACTTTTACATGTTCTGCATCGCGCTCGGGGAAGAGCCCTTTAAATCAGGCAAGGAGGTGGTGGGAATGGAAGTGGGTATTCAGGCGTTGCAGATGATGCGGGAACTGGCAGAGAGAGTTGACCCGGACTGTTTTCATATGAACCCGATCCGGGTATATGAGGCGATGACCACAACTGACCGGTATGCCTATTGCCCTTTTGCCTACGGTTATACCAACTACGCCCGGAGGGGCTATGCAGAAAAAACACTTCAGTTCCATGACCTTGTGTCCATGGGGGAAACAGGTAACCTCAGAAGTACCCTGGGCGGTACCGGAATAGCCGTCTCAGCCAGGTGCCAACAAGTGGAGGCGGCCGTGAAATACGCGGCTTTTGTAGCTTCGCCGCAATGCCAGCGCACCTTGTTTTTCGATAACGGGGGGCAACCGGGGCATCGTTCCGCCTGGAAAGATCAGCTTAACAACTCCCTGACAGCTAATTTTTTCAGCAATACGCTCCCTGCCTTGGACAGGGCCTTCCTACGACCAAGGTATGATGGGTACATGCATTTTCAAGATAACGGGGGCATCCCGATCAGAAACTATATGATGGAGGGTGGTCCTGAAGAGAAGGTGCTGCAGGATCTTAACGCCTTGTACACCAGTGTGAAACCTTATTTAACGGAGCTTATCCCATGA
- a CDS encoding DUF5703 domain-containing protein: MPCGGGDIGLNVWMENGELLFYMSRSGAFDENNVFPKFGRVRVKLSPNPFEEGTSFRQELKLQEGYVEVTGQKGNHTAKINAWVDVFRPVIHIEVASNKSVNAEVYYENWRAQYRELAAGEKFASSYKWSKEKVISHKDDISFRGSDILFYHRNLDSTIFDHTVKQQGLESVKAQLLNPLKNLTYGGLMRGENMRPAGTSTGKYINTEYSAWKLQSNRAQRSHRVEVYLHIDQASSVATWESGLEKIIQDATAAQRTAFSRTKEWWRQFWQRSYVFIDPDKPHADSSPWKVGRNYQLFRYMLGCNAYGKYPTKFNGGLFTYDPVFVEQKYPFTPDHRQWGGGTFTAQNQRLVYWPMLKSGDFDMMAPQFDFYRRLLPNAELRTRHYWGHAGASFTEQIENFGLPNYAEYGLNRPEGFDPGVEHNAWLEYHWDTSLDFCLMILDMQRFTGKDITGYMPLIESSVAFFDRHYQYRAGLRGAKRLDQEGHLVLYPGTAAETYKMTYNATSTIAGLQTVLGRMLELPDEYASPGKRTEWEGMLKRVPPISFQEMQGHKTIAPAKVWERVQNSEIPQLYPVFPYGMYGIGKPDLEVALNTWRYDTVAIKNRNYISWHQDNIFCARLGLTDEAAAITTQKLSDSGRRFPAFWGPGHDYVPDHNWGGSGMIGLQEMLMQTDGRKIFLLPAWPEEWNVHFKLHAPYNTTVEGKFINGKVEELVVTPKARRKDIVLPGA, encoded by the coding sequence ATGCCATGTGGGGGTGGAGACATAGGCCTTAATGTGTGGATGGAGAATGGGGAGCTGCTGTTTTACATGTCCCGTAGCGGTGCTTTTGATGAGAACAACGTATTCCCCAAGTTTGGACGGGTAAGGGTAAAGCTATCACCCAATCCTTTTGAGGAAGGAACAAGTTTTAGGCAGGAGCTTAAACTCCAGGAAGGGTATGTAGAGGTAACTGGGCAAAAAGGTAACCATACAGCTAAAATCAATGCCTGGGTTGATGTGTTTCGGCCAGTAATCCATATAGAAGTTGCTAGTAATAAGTCTGTCAACGCAGAGGTTTATTATGAAAACTGGAGAGCTCAGTACAGAGAATTAGCCGCTGGTGAAAAATTCGCTTCTTCTTATAAATGGTCAAAAGAAAAAGTCATAAGCCATAAAGATGACATCAGTTTCAGGGGATCAGATATTCTATTTTACCATCGTAACTTAGATTCTACAATTTTTGACCATACCGTAAAACAACAAGGCCTTGAGTCAGTTAAGGCACAGCTTCTGAACCCCTTGAAGAACTTAACCTATGGTGGACTCATGCGGGGTGAAAACATGCGACCAGCTGGAACATCTACCGGGAAGTACATAAACACAGAATATAGCGCTTGGAAATTGCAAAGCAATAGGGCGCAACGTTCACACAGGGTTGAGGTTTACCTGCATATTGATCAAGCCTCCAGCGTGGCAACTTGGGAAAGCGGCTTAGAAAAAATTATCCAAGATGCAACTGCTGCGCAGAGAACGGCTTTTAGCAGGACCAAGGAATGGTGGAGACAATTCTGGCAAAGAAGTTATGTTTTCATTGATCCTGATAAGCCTCATGCTGACTCCTCTCCATGGAAGGTAGGACGCAACTATCAATTATTCCGGTACATGCTTGGGTGTAATGCCTACGGAAAATACCCGACTAAATTCAATGGAGGGCTTTTTACGTATGATCCCGTTTTTGTTGAGCAAAAGTACCCCTTCACACCCGATCACAGGCAATGGGGAGGAGGTACTTTCACGGCTCAGAACCAGCGACTGGTATATTGGCCCATGCTGAAGAGTGGTGACTTTGACATGATGGCCCCGCAGTTTGATTTCTACCGGCGCCTGTTGCCCAATGCTGAATTAAGGACAAGGCACTATTGGGGGCATGCGGGAGCGTCCTTTACAGAGCAGATTGAGAATTTCGGCCTGCCGAACTATGCAGAGTATGGATTGAACCGTCCTGAAGGTTTTGACCCCGGAGTGGAGCATAATGCCTGGCTGGAGTACCACTGGGATACCTCCCTCGATTTCTGCCTGATGATACTGGACATGCAGCGATTTACCGGGAAGGACATCACCGGGTATATGCCCCTTATAGAGAGTAGCGTAGCTTTCTTTGATAGGCACTACCAGTACCGTGCCGGTTTGCGTGGTGCAAAAAGGCTGGACCAAGAGGGGCATCTGGTTTTATATCCGGGCACGGCTGCCGAAACGTACAAAATGACGTACAATGCAACCTCTACTATTGCCGGGCTGCAAACGGTTCTGGGTCGTATGTTGGAGTTGCCGGATGAGTATGCCTCCCCTGGAAAACGAACCGAGTGGGAGGGCATGTTGAAGCGGGTTCCCCCCATCAGCTTTCAGGAGATGCAGGGGCACAAGACCATAGCTCCTGCCAAGGTGTGGGAACGGGTACAGAATTCGGAGATCCCGCAGTTATACCCCGTTTTTCCCTATGGTATGTATGGCATCGGCAAACCAGATCTGGAAGTAGCCCTGAACACCTGGAGGTACGACACGGTAGCCATCAAAAACAGGAACTATATCAGCTGGCATCAGGATAATATCTTCTGTGCCCGTTTAGGCCTGACAGATGAGGCGGCAGCTATCACGACCCAAAAGCTTTCGGACTCCGGCCGTCGTTTCCCAGCCTTCTGGGGACCGGGGCACGATTATGTCCCTGATCATAATTGGGGTGGCTCCGGCATGATTGGTTTACAGGAGATGCTGATGCAGACGGATGGCAGGAAAATCTTTTTGCTTCCGGCTTGGCCTGAAGAATGGAACGTCCACTTCAAGTTGCATGCTCCCTATAACACGACCGTGGAAGGGAAGTTTATAAACGGAAAAGTAGAAGAGCTTGTGGTCACACCAAAAGCCAGGAGAAAAGATATCGTGCTGCCAGGAGCCTGA
- a CDS encoding RagB/SusD family nutrient uptake outer membrane protein, translating into MQTCNKMKIWLSACLLMLITACDKDFLDKNPLDSVSSETFWTTEADVKAGLAGVYARLQQNFLGYERVYLDGLSDNAFLDPGNGNQANMTVMTTGSISPGLGGAMVNMYSTPYRVIASCNYFLDNVDKAPITGAQKEMYKAEVRFIRALSYFDLVQNFGGVILYSSFPATLESAKIAKSTAAEVYAFIGQDLDFAIANLPDEVYNGHAVRGSALGLKARVLITQQKWSEAVPLLEKIIASGRFRLSNNYAALFTTAGQSNTAVNREIMFSTQYLAPNNVHRANAGMDIELGWWSLIQPYKDLVDDYEMKDGKMANESPLFDPAKPYHNRDPRLDMTVRLPGEVWKTATGSAWEGSYTSQTGFLMEKYVNLARAPFTAASAQNTDQDYVHLRYADVLLMYAEAKNELSGPDATVYAAVNQVRSRTGVNMPPVDESKYNTKEALREYIRHERRVELALEGQRYFDLKRWNIAHVKLPSLKTPTGAPLVFGTKNYLLPFPQSELDNNPTLIQNEGY; encoded by the coding sequence ATGCAGACTTGTAATAAAATGAAGATATGGCTATCGGCTTGCCTACTGATGCTGATAACTGCCTGTGACAAAGATTTTCTTGATAAGAACCCCTTGGATAGTGTTTCCAGTGAAACATTCTGGACTACGGAAGCAGATGTTAAAGCTGGTTTGGCAGGGGTTTATGCCAGGCTACAGCAAAACTTCTTAGGGTACGAGAGAGTTTACTTGGACGGGCTTTCTGACAATGCGTTCTTAGACCCCGGAAACGGCAACCAGGCCAACATGACTGTGATGACAACGGGGAGTATTTCTCCAGGGCTAGGTGGGGCAATGGTTAATATGTACAGTACGCCTTATCGGGTAATAGCTTCCTGTAATTATTTTTTGGATAACGTGGACAAAGCTCCCATAACAGGGGCGCAGAAGGAGATGTACAAAGCTGAGGTTCGCTTTATTAGGGCATTGTCTTATTTTGACTTGGTGCAGAATTTTGGAGGGGTTATTCTTTACAGTAGTTTCCCAGCCACTCTAGAGTCTGCCAAGATAGCAAAAAGTACAGCTGCTGAGGTATATGCTTTTATTGGGCAGGACCTTGATTTTGCCATAGCCAATTTACCAGATGAGGTTTACAATGGACATGCAGTGAGGGGGAGTGCGCTTGGGTTGAAAGCCCGGGTGCTCATAACGCAGCAAAAATGGAGTGAGGCAGTGCCCCTTTTAGAGAAAATTATTGCCTCTGGTAGGTTTAGGTTATCAAATAATTATGCGGCTTTGTTCACAACGGCAGGGCAAAGCAATACTGCTGTTAACCGGGAAATCATGTTCTCAACCCAATACTTAGCTCCTAACAATGTGCATAGGGCAAATGCAGGAATGGACATTGAGTTGGGTTGGTGGTCGCTGATACAACCCTACAAGGACTTGGTAGATGACTATGAAATGAAAGATGGTAAAATGGCCAACGAGTCACCTTTGTTTGATCCGGCTAAGCCTTATCATAACAGGGACCCTAGATTGGACATGACCGTACGGTTACCAGGTGAGGTTTGGAAGACAGCTACAGGTTCAGCTTGGGAAGGAAGCTACACTTCGCAAACTGGATTTCTGATGGAAAAATACGTTAATCTTGCACGCGCGCCCTTCACTGCTGCTTCCGCCCAAAATACAGACCAGGATTATGTGCATTTACGTTATGCCGACGTATTGCTTATGTATGCTGAGGCTAAAAATGAATTAAGCGGGCCTGATGCCACGGTTTATGCGGCAGTGAATCAGGTAAGGTCCCGAACAGGTGTGAATATGCCTCCTGTTGACGAATCAAAATACAATACGAAAGAAGCTTTACGGGAATATATACGACATGAAAGGCGTGTTGAATTAGCGCTGGAAGGGCAGCGTTACTTTGACCTGAAACGTTGGAACATTGCTCATGTTAAGCTACCCTCTCTAAAGACCCCCACTGGTGCTCCGCTTGTTTTTGGAACAAAGAACTACCTCCTTCCTTTCCCGCAGTCAGAGTTGGATAACAATCCAACGTTAATCCAAAACGAGGGGTATTAA
- a CDS encoding SusC/RagA family TonB-linked outer membrane protein, whose translation MKKIIYSLRRLLLPCMVLGFSQDGFPQELAFHGHATGGAREKAAAISGVSHTHRDSKPYQTASVAQNVNITGKVVDEKGVGMPGVTVMVKGTSIGTATNTEGDFTLSAPPDAKTLVVSFISYLTQEIPIDKRSTINVRLTPDAKALDEVVVVGYGVQKRANLTGSVGTVSADVLTQRPAPNAANLMQGRITGLQVTQPSAEPGRDNPNFLIRGRGSFGGSTEPLVLIDGVTGSFNNLSPDDIENVTVLKDAASASIYGARAANGVILVTTKKGDKGTPTVSYRLNVARHTPTALPDLITNSAEYMQMYNLAAARSGIAFRYPLEEIEKYRNATDRNQYPNFDNIDYYINPATVTNHSLAISGGGDKSTYNMSIGYLDQNAMIPGYKFKRYNALLNYSADISQYVTVGTSMNLTHKDRKEPPFTGEGMALSIYAAGPLYGPFLPDGSGRIVSRAYQLEGRNRNPQEYYAMGNQRTKEYNLNGQAYIDIKPFKGVTWSSKVAVNYVDEFYKMHQQPYKAYLLQEKDTQTGDNKMFTFGPDVLGVTDQYSKAITPTVYSTITYDTEIGKNHTIKALAGYEQISYRFQGLRGRRINTAAPVLSELQGYTAENQSLFFNHPRLPGLAGPSEWALQSVFGRINYDFKGKYLLEANVRYDGTSRVSPGYRWGAFPSVSAGWLVSEENFFRNQFDWISLMKVRASYGTLGNSNISTYAYQDILALNVYYPFGNTALQQGGVVNELRDKSIRWESTSIANVGLDMSIRNRLLGVSIDWFKKTSYDILASQPVPLSLGLSSPTQNVGKLRNTGIEIELTHQNKIGEVTYGANVLVSSARNEVLHIAVPSKGTSIREIGLPYDAHHLYEWDGIFQVEDINNPNVPRHVLNPSPKPGDLKMKDQNGDGVVDANDRIVVDGAYPDYTYSFGFNVGYKGFNLNVFFQGVEGLKARVNNWGVDPFMQGTAPTTKWRNAWTPENPTNTLPALYIAGYPGVANYGGSTYYLQDASYLRLKNLILSYDIPTTLASRIRSKGLSVYVSVDNPFTWTDYEGGDPERASMSGNFSQYPQAKIYNAGFNVRF comes from the coding sequence ATGAAAAAAATCATATACTCTTTAAGGAGATTGCTGCTCCCATGCATGGTGTTGGGATTTAGCCAGGATGGTTTCCCCCAAGAACTGGCATTCCATGGGCATGCTACAGGTGGGGCAAGGGAAAAAGCAGCGGCTATTTCTGGGGTCAGCCACACCCATAGGGATTCGAAGCCCTACCAAACGGCAAGCGTAGCACAAAATGTAAACATAACCGGAAAGGTGGTCGATGAGAAAGGAGTGGGTATGCCAGGCGTAACGGTCATGGTGAAAGGTACTAGTATAGGAACAGCAACCAATACTGAAGGGGACTTCACACTGAGTGCCCCACCTGATGCCAAGACCCTTGTGGTGTCCTTCATCAGTTACCTGACGCAGGAGATACCTATTGATAAACGCTCAACCATAAATGTGAGACTTACTCCTGATGCCAAGGCTTTGGATGAGGTAGTGGTAGTAGGATACGGTGTTCAGAAAAGGGCCAATTTAACAGGTTCCGTAGGAACTGTTTCTGCAGATGTATTAACGCAAAGGCCTGCACCCAATGCTGCTAACTTAATGCAGGGCCGGATAACTGGTTTACAAGTGACTCAGCCTTCTGCAGAACCTGGCCGGGATAATCCTAATTTTCTAATCAGGGGGCGAGGTTCTTTTGGCGGTAGTACAGAGCCTTTAGTGTTGATAGATGGGGTAACTGGGTCTTTCAATAATCTTTCACCAGATGATATTGAAAACGTCACAGTCTTAAAAGACGCGGCTTCTGCCTCAATATATGGCGCTAGAGCTGCCAATGGAGTTATTCTGGTTACAACTAAAAAAGGGGATAAAGGCACCCCAACGGTTAGTTATAGGTTAAATGTGGCGCGTCACACTCCAACTGCATTGCCTGATTTAATTACTAACTCAGCTGAATACATGCAAATGTATAATCTTGCAGCAGCAAGATCAGGTATTGCTTTCAGATATCCCTTAGAAGAAATAGAGAAATATAGGAATGCCACAGACCGAAACCAATATCCTAATTTTGATAACATTGATTATTATATAAACCCAGCCACTGTTACAAACCACAGTTTGGCTATATCCGGAGGTGGGGATAAAAGCACCTATAATATGTCCATTGGCTATCTTGACCAGAATGCCATGATTCCCGGATATAAGTTTAAAAGATACAATGCTCTGCTGAATTATTCAGCCGATATAAGTCAGTATGTGACTGTAGGGACTTCCATGAACCTGACGCATAAGGATAGAAAGGAACCTCCCTTCACAGGCGAAGGCATGGCATTGAGCATATATGCTGCTGGACCACTTTATGGCCCTTTTTTACCTGATGGAAGTGGCCGTATCGTTTCCAGGGCATACCAATTAGAGGGAAGAAACCGAAATCCTCAGGAATACTATGCCATGGGTAATCAGAGGACTAAAGAGTACAACCTCAACGGACAAGCTTATATAGATATCAAACCATTCAAAGGAGTAACCTGGTCTTCTAAAGTGGCGGTGAATTATGTGGATGAATTCTATAAAATGCACCAACAACCCTATAAGGCATACTTGCTTCAGGAAAAGGATACTCAGACGGGTGATAATAAGATGTTTACTTTTGGGCCGGATGTATTGGGGGTAACCGATCAGTATTCAAAAGCTATAACTCCTACGGTTTATTCAACCATAACTTATGATACGGAGATTGGGAAAAACCACACTATAAAAGCATTGGCAGGATACGAGCAGATATCTTATAGATTTCAGGGGTTGCGAGGCAGAAGAATCAACACGGCAGCTCCGGTCTTATCTGAATTACAAGGATATACGGCCGAAAATCAGTCATTGTTTTTTAATCACCCTAGGTTGCCCGGCCTTGCTGGCCCGTCAGAATGGGCATTGCAGTCTGTTTTTGGGCGGATAAATTATGATTTTAAAGGTAAATATCTATTGGAGGCTAATGTACGCTATGATGGTACTTCCAGAGTTTCGCCCGGCTATCGATGGGGAGCGTTTCCCTCCGTGTCTGCAGGCTGGTTAGTCTCTGAAGAAAATTTCTTCCGAAACCAGTTTGACTGGATCAGTCTGATGAAGGTTAGAGCTTCTTACGGTACTTTGGGTAACTCAAATATCTCTACCTATGCTTACCAGGATATTCTTGCTCTGAATGTTTATTACCCTTTTGGAAATACGGCTTTACAACAGGGGGGTGTTGTGAATGAACTGAGGGATAAGTCAATAAGATGGGAGTCAACTAGCATTGCCAATGTGGGGTTGGACATGAGTATTCGAAACAGATTGTTAGGTGTTAGTATTGATTGGTTTAAGAAAACTTCCTATGACATTCTGGCTAGTCAGCCTGTGCCCTTGAGTTTAGGCCTGTCCAGTCCAACCCAAAACGTAGGTAAGCTACGCAACACGGGCATTGAGATTGAGCTCACGCACCAGAATAAAATAGGGGAAGTGACTTATGGAGCTAATGTGCTTGTTTCTTCTGCAAGGAACGAAGTCCTGCATATTGCCGTGCCTTCCAAAGGCACGAGCATCAGAGAAATCGGTTTGCCTTATGACGCACATCACTTATATGAGTGGGACGGGATTTTTCAGGTTGAAGATATAAATAACCCTAATGTCCCTAGGCATGTCCTGAACCCTTCGCCAAAGCCAGGCGACCTTAAAATGAAGGATCAGAATGGCGATGGTGTTGTGGATGCAAATGACCGTATCGTGGTAGATGGGGCATACCCAGATTACACTTACTCTTTTGGTTTCAACGTAGGGTACAAAGGGTTTAATCTCAATGTCTTTTTTCAGGGAGTAGAAGGGCTTAAAGCACGGGTGAATAACTGGGGGGTAGATCCTTTTATGCAAGGAACGGCCCCAACTACCAAATGGCGCAATGCCTGGACTCCTGAAAACCCCACTAATACATTGCCTGCCCTTTATATAGCTGGTTATCCTGGGGTTGCCAACTATGGTGGTTCAACTTACTATTTACAAGACGCTTCCTACCTGCGTCTAAAGAACCTTATATTATCCTACGATATACCAACTACACTTGCTTCACGCATAAGATCTAAAGGTTTGAGTGTCTATGTTTCCGTGGACAACCCGTTCACCTGGACGGACTATGAAGGGGGTGACCCAGAAAGAGCTAGTATGTCAGGTAACTTCTCGCAATATCCTCAGGCAAAGATTTATAACGCTGGTTTTAACGTCAGATTCTAA